The Klebsiella africana sequence TCGCGATGAAAGGTCGAATACGGCCAATCCTGCACCCGACGGACATGACCGTGCTTAACGGGATTGATATAAACGTAATCCATATGCCGCCGGTAATCTTCTTCATTACGGATGGCATGTTCCCAGAATCGCGGCTGCCAGATATGGCCCTGCGCCAGCGCTCGGGTAAACATTTTTTTAATGTCCCGCCAGCGACCGGAATAATCGGTATCCCCCTCAGGCAGGGTCCAGATGCAGTGCATATGCTCTGGTAAAACCACCCAGGCGTTAATCAGAAAAGGTTTTTTGCTTTTAACAGACGCTGTAGCGGCACGCAGATGAACAATATGCCGCGTCAGGAGATCGCTGCGCCGATTTTGCAGGTTAACGGTGAAGAACCAGCAGCCGCCGGGGATATAACTGCGACGATAATCAGACATGTGAGGTTCCCTCCTCAGTATTAGCCTTATCGCTTTTGCCCGGCGGCGCTGCGCTTGTCAGGCCTACGGGTTCTGTAGCCACCGGCTGGACCGTAGGCCGGATAAGGCGAAGCCGCCATCCGACATAAAGACAGGCACCTGCTCTGCTGTTCACCGCCCGGCGGCGCTGCGCTTGCCAGGCCTACAGGTTCTGTGGCCACCGGCTGGACCGTAGGCCGGATCAGGCGAAGCCGCCATCCGGCATAAAGACAGGCACCCGCACTGCTGTTCACCGCCCGGCGGCGCTGCGCTTGCCGGGCCTACGGGTTCTGTAGCCGCCGGCTGAACCGTAGGCCGGATAAGGCGTTAGCCGCCATCCGGCATCTTGTCCGACACGGTCCGTTTGAGGAGGCTATTTCCCTTTTCGTGCCGCCGTCAGCTCGGCGATACGCACGATCACCTGCACCGCCTTCTCCATCCCTTCCAGAGTGACAAATTCATGCTTGCCGTGATAGTTATAGCCGCCGGTAAACAGATTCGGGCACGGTAATCCCATAAACGAGAGCTGCGCGCCATCGGTGCCGCCGCGGATCGGCTTCATTTGCGGTTCAATATCGCAGTCCACCATCGCCTGACGGGCAATATCGACCACGTGCGGATGAGCGATCACCTGCTCATGCATATTGTAATAACTATCCTCGATTACCAGCTCGATATAGCAGTCCGGGTGCAGCCCCTTGCCGACCTTTTTGGCGATCTCCATCATCTTGCGCTTACGCGCCTCGAAGTGCTTACGGTCAAAATCGCGGATGATGTAATGCATCTCGGCCCGATCAACGCTGCCTTTCATGCTGGTGAGGTGATAAAAACCTTCATAACCTTCGGTGGTCTCCGGCGCCTCATCGGCCGGCACTTCGGCATGAATGCGTGCGGCCAGCGACAGCGCATTCACCATCACCCCTTTCGCGGTGCCGGGATGCACGTTATTGCCGACAATTTTAATGGTCACCGAGGCGGCGTTGAAGTTTTCAAACTCCAGTTCGCCGACCCCGCCGCCGTCAACGGTATAAGCCCAGCGGGCATCAAAGGCCTCGACGTCGAAATGCTTCGCCCCTTTACCCACCTCTTCATCGGGGGTGAAGGCCACGCGGATATCGCCATGGGGGATGTTTTTCGCCTGCAGGGTCGCCAGCGCGGTCATGATTTCGGCAATACCGGCCTTGTCGTCGGCCCCGAGCAACGTTTTCCCGTCGGTGGTGATCAACGTCTGTCCCAACAGCTGATGCAGTACCGGGAACATCACCGGCGAGAGCACCTCATCGCCGATGCCCAGCGCGATATCGCCGCCGCGATAGTTTTCGACAATCTGCGGATTGACGTTTTTACCGCTGAAATCCGGCGACGTGTCGACGTGAGAGATAAAGCCGATGGCCGGGATATCGCCCTCGACGTTGGCGGGCAGGGTTCCCATTACCGTCCCTTTTTCACTCAGCGTTACCTTGACCAGTCCCATTTCTTCCAACTGCGCCTGCAACAGGCGTAACAGCTTCCACTGCCCTTCCGTGCTGGGGACCTGACGAACGCCAGGCTTTGACTGCGTGTCCAAAGAAACGTACTGCAAAAAACGCTCAAGCAATTTATCCATGTAGCCACCCTCTTCTTTTGTGACAACATTATTCATAAGCCAGAAAAGACAAATATTGCGTCAGGTCATTCTTAGTCCGTAAAGCGAAATTTAATAACAGGACCGACGTTATGGTGTAAAGGTAGACTATCCGCGCGTATCAAGGATTGGCGATTACCCTCGTTTGCCGTAGAATGCTGGCCCTTATTAAAAACGTGCAACCCCAAAGGTGGTTAATCACAAACCCCGCAGCGGTCAGCGATTTTCCGTTGCGTCTACATGGGACAGAGTCAAAAATTGAATATACAACCGCGTTCGCGTTCGCCGCTGGTGCAACTGGCGGGAATTCGCAAGAGCTTTGATGGTAAAACGGTCATCGATAACCTTAACCTGACCATCAACAATGGTGAGTTTCTCACCCTGCTTGGCCCTTCTGGCTGCGGTAAAACCACCGTTCTGCGCCTTATCGCCGGCCTGGAAAACGTCGATAGCGGACGGATCCATCTCGAAGATCACGATATTACTCATGTTCCGGCGGAAAACCGCCACGTCAATACCGTATTCCAAAGCTACGCCCTGTTTCCGCATATGACGGTGTTCGAAAACGTCGCCTTTGGCCTGCGGATGCAAAAAACGCCGGCGGCAGAAATCACCCCACGGGTAATGGATGCCTTAAAGATGGTGCAGCTGGAAACATTTGCCCAGCGCAAACCACACCAGCTCTCCGGCGGCCAGCAGCAGCGCGTGGCCATCGCCCGCGCGGTGGTTAACAAACCGCGCCTACTGCTGCTCGATGAGTCTCTTTCGGCACTGGATTACAAACTGCGCAAGCAGATGCAAAACGAACTGAAAGCGCTGCAGCGTAAGCTCGGGATCACCTTCGTCTTCGTCACTCACGATCAGGAAGAGGCCCTGACCATGTCCGATCGCATCGTGGTGATGCGCGATGGCAAAATCGAGCAGGACGGTACCCCGCGTGAGATTTACGAAGAGCCAAAAAACCTGTTTGTCGCCAGCTTTATCGGCGAGATCAATATCTTCGATGCTACCGTGATTGAGCGCCTCGACGAGCAGCGCGTACGCGCCAGCGTCGAAGGACGGGAGTGCAATATCACCG is a genomic window containing:
- a CDS encoding REP-associated tyrosine transposase: MSDYRRSYIPGGCWFFTVNLQNRRSDLLTRHIVHLRAATASVKSKKPFLINAWVVLPEHMHCIWTLPEGDTDYSGRWRDIKKMFTRALAQGHIWQPRFWEHAIRNEEDYRRHMDYVYINPVKHGHVRRVQDWPYSTFHRDVRRGWYPPAWAGEVSEFDAGERR
- the pepT gene encoding peptidase T, whose translation is MDKLLERFLQYVSLDTQSKPGVRQVPSTEGQWKLLRLLQAQLEEMGLVKVTLSEKGTVMGTLPANVEGDIPAIGFISHVDTSPDFSGKNVNPQIVENYRGGDIALGIGDEVLSPVMFPVLHQLLGQTLITTDGKTLLGADDKAGIAEIMTALATLQAKNIPHGDIRVAFTPDEEVGKGAKHFDVEAFDARWAYTVDGGGVGELEFENFNAASVTIKIVGNNVHPGTAKGVMVNALSLAARIHAEVPADEAPETTEGYEGFYHLTSMKGSVDRAEMHYIIRDFDRKHFEARKRKMMEIAKKVGKGLHPDCYIELVIEDSYYNMHEQVIAHPHVVDIARQAMVDCDIEPQMKPIRGGTDGAQLSFMGLPCPNLFTGGYNYHGKHEFVTLEGMEKAVQVIVRIAELTAARKGK
- the potA gene encoding spermidine/putrescine ABC transporter ATP-binding protein PotA — encoded protein: MGQSQKLNIQPRSRSPLVQLAGIRKSFDGKTVIDNLNLTINNGEFLTLLGPSGCGKTTVLRLIAGLENVDSGRIHLEDHDITHVPAENRHVNTVFQSYALFPHMTVFENVAFGLRMQKTPAAEITPRVMDALKMVQLETFAQRKPHQLSGGQQQRVAIARAVVNKPRLLLLDESLSALDYKLRKQMQNELKALQRKLGITFVFVTHDQEEALTMSDRIVVMRDGKIEQDGTPREIYEEPKNLFVASFIGEINIFDATVIERLDEQRVRASVEGRECNITVNFAVAAGQRLHVLLRPEDLRVDEIHHNSDADGLIGYVRERNYKGMTLESVVELENGKMVMVSEFFNEDDPDFDHSLDQKMSINWVESWEVVLADEEHQ